A genomic stretch from Bacillus sp. N1-1 includes:
- the kynU gene encoding kynureninase — translation MSLSHSIEKAKQFDEKDPLAKFRREFYLNPNTLYMDGNSLGLLSKKAESSLLQSVEDWKHHGIDGWTDGQQPWFYMAENLGEMTSNLIGAHSSETMTTGSITTNLHQMLATFFKPSGEKTKILADSLTFPSDIYAIQSQLELHGLSPDTHLIQVTSQDGRTLLEDDIIEAIDETVALILLPSVLYRSGQLLDIEKLTKAAHDKGAIIGFDLAHSIGAIPHKLHEWKVDFAVWCTYKYLNSGPGGVGGLFVHNDHLGRRPGLAGWFSSKKDVQFDMSHKLTHAETAGAYQIGTPHIFSMAPLIGSLELMNDAGIETIRAKSLSLTRYLMELVQENLTEDGFVITNPSEDDRRGGHVCLEHDEAARICKALKQQGVIPDFRSPNVIRLAPIALYSSYKDVYHVVEILKTIMREKTYQQFSNKRNVIA, via the coding sequence ATGAGTTTATCACATTCCATTGAAAAAGCTAAACAATTCGACGAGAAAGATCCACTTGCGAAGTTTCGTCGTGAATTTTATTTGAATCCTAACACGCTATATATGGATGGAAATTCACTTGGTCTTCTTTCAAAAAAAGCTGAATCCTCCCTTCTTCAATCCGTAGAAGACTGGAAACACCATGGAATAGACGGATGGACTGATGGTCAACAACCATGGTTTTATATGGCTGAAAACCTCGGTGAAATGACATCAAACTTAATCGGCGCCCATTCTTCTGAAACCATGACAACCGGATCCATAACAACTAACCTTCACCAGATGCTCGCTACATTTTTTAAACCTTCTGGTGAAAAGACGAAAATCCTTGCTGATTCTCTAACATTTCCATCAGATATTTATGCGATTCAAAGTCAATTAGAACTTCACGGGTTATCACCAGATACACATCTCATTCAAGTTACGAGTCAAGATGGAAGAACGCTATTGGAAGATGACATTATTGAGGCGATTGATGAGACAGTTGCCCTTATTCTTCTCCCTTCTGTACTGTATCGAAGTGGTCAATTACTTGATATTGAAAAGTTAACGAAAGCAGCTCATGATAAAGGTGCAATCATCGGATTTGATTTGGCTCACTCAATAGGAGCCATTCCACATAAACTTCACGAATGGAAGGTGGATTTCGCTGTTTGGTGTACATACAAATACTTAAATAGTGGACCTGGTGGAGTTGGCGGACTTTTCGTTCATAATGATCACCTGGGAAGACGACCTGGACTTGCGGGTTGGTTCAGTTCGAAGAAGGACGTTCAATTCGATATGAGTCATAAGCTAACTCATGCAGAAACCGCAGGCGCTTATCAAATTGGAACACCTCATATTTTTAGTATGGCCCCATTAATCGGATCGTTAGAATTGATGAATGATGCAGGGATTGAAACGATACGAGCAAAATCGCTTTCCCTAACCAGATATTTAATGGAACTTGTTCAAGAAAACTTAACAGAAGATGGCTTTGTGATTACCAACCCATCAGAAGATGATCGGCGTGGTGGACACGTTTGCTTGGAGCATGATGAAGCCGCACGTATATGTAAAGCGTTAAAACAACAAGGCGTCATTCCAGATTTTCGTTCTCCAAACGTGATTAGACTCGCACCGATTGCCCTTTATTCATCTTATAAAGACGTCTATCACGTTGTAGAGATTCTTAAAACCATCATGCGAGAAAAAACGTATCAACAATTTTCTAATAAACGAAATGTTATCGCTTAA
- a CDS encoding spore coat protein, producing the protein MNEKDMVNDYLSVLNSSLSNYGSVISQADNQQLRQALQQIRNTDEQRQYNLYQYAKQKGYYQPAAPAQVNEIQQVKNQLSGAQQQQSNQPPQMQ; encoded by the coding sequence ATGAACGAAAAAGATATGGTGAACGACTATTTATCAGTGTTAAACAGTAGCTTAAGCAATTACGGGAGCGTGATTTCTCAAGCTGATAACCAGCAACTCCGTCAGGCTCTTCAACAGATTCGTAATACCGATGAACAAAGACAGTATAACCTTTATCAGTACGCAAAGCAGAAAGGGTACTATCAACCTGCAGCGCCAGCTCAGGTTAATGAAATTCAACAAGTCAAGAACCAACTGAGTGGTGCGCAACAGCAACAAAGCAATCAACCACCTCAAATGCAGTAA